TCGCGCTGTAGAAGCTCCTCTGCGCCAGATCGTTGCCAACTCCGGCGACGAGCCAAGCGTTGTGGTCGACAAGGTCAAGCAGGGTTCGGGTAACTACGGTTACAACGCTGCCACCGGCGAATACGGCGACATGATCGAAATGGGTATCCTGGACCCAGCCAAAGTGACTCGTTCGGCTCTGCAAGCGGCTTCGTCGATTGCCAGCCTGATGATCACCACCGAGGCGATGATCGCTGAAATCAAGGACGACGCTCCAGCTGGCGGCGGTATGCCAGACATGGGCGGCATGGGTGGCATGGGCGGCATGATGTAAGCCAGCCTTACCCCTGTAGCGAAAAACCCCGCCAGCGAAAGCCGGCGGGGTTTTTTATTGCCTTGTATTTGTGAACGACGCCAATCCCTCTGTGCGAGCGAGCTCCATGCTGCCCACAACATTCGGACACGACACAAAACCCTGTGGGAGCGAGCTTGCTCGCGATGGCGTCGGCACATCCAGCATCCCCGCAAGATGACACACCGCTATCGCGAGCAAGCTCGCTCCCACATTGGGATGTGGTTCAGTTCAGGCATTGGCGGGGCTGGTTACAGCGACACCCTCAGCCCGGAGGGCGGGTCGGTACAGCACGTAGTAATAACACCCCAGACTAATCAGCCAGCAGAACACCGCTGTCCACACGTTGTGAGAAAAGAAATGCGCCCCTTGCATCATCCGCCCCAGGGAAAACACCGTTCCCAACGTGAAGGCGAATATCAGGGCCAGGCGGGCCAGGCGTGGGCGGCGGTCGCGCAGGACGAAGAACAGCGCAAACAACGTGAACCCCGTGGCGGCGTGACCGCCGGGCCAGCATCGACCGGGTTTGTTCGTGGCCGGGCGTGGGCTTAGCAGCTCACTGTAGGTTTCCTTGCCGCCAAACTCCTTCAGGCTCCAGGGGCATTGCACGGCCGTCACCGCTTTCATTGGCGTGACGAAGGACGTCGCCAGTGCCAAGGACAGCACCAGGCAACCGAGTTCCCGCTTGAACGGTTTGAGCCGGGCGATGAAAAACGCACCGATGAACCCGAGGATCGCTAGCACCGAAAAGGCGATGACGACTTGTTTTGCCCGGTCATGGAGGATGTTTTCCAGAAAGTAGCTGCGGCGCCCGATAAAGCCGCCGGCAGCGGGGTCATAGAACAATCGGGCTAAATCCATGTCCAGATCGGTCCACTCCAATAAAACCAGCATAATTGCCGCAACGGCGGGAATTGTGAGGCACAACCAGAAGTTCAGTGGGCGAGGGGTAGGGCGTAGAACGCTTGATTGCATGACAGGTCCTGAAGCAAGAAAGCGCCCCAGGACATCAGCCTGGGGCAGTTCGATTAACGGTCGCTGACTTGCTCGACACCCTCCTTGGGTGCTCTCCAGCCAAGCAGCTGTTGTTTGAAGCCATAACTGGCGGTTTGGTAATACGTGATGGCGCGGTGGATCAGAGGGTCTTCGCTGTTCACCCGGGATTCGCGACTTTCGGTCAGCGCATCGTCATGCCGTCGCAGGCCTTGGCGTGGACTGAGGATTGCCAGATCCTTGCCGTCGAACAGGCCCAGATGCTGATAATTGCCTACGACGACGCGGGGCGGCAACGGGTTGTCCTGCAACAGGTTGCGGCCGAAGAACGTCGACTGGTAATCCAGGTTCAGCAAACCGAGCAAAGTGGGTGCGAGATCGATCTGACTGGCGAGTTGGCCGCTTTCTCGTGGTTCGATCAGCTTCGGTGCGTAGACGAACAGTGGGATCTGATAATTGCTGATCGGCAGGTCTTCCTTGCCAGCGCTGCCGGCAGTGTGGTCGGCGACGAAGACGAAGATCGTGTTATCGAACCACGGCTTTTCCCGTGCCTGCTCCAGAAACTGACCAATGGCGTAATCGGTGTATTTCACCGCGCCATCACGCCCATTGCCGGACTTGATGTCGATCCGATCATCCGGATAGGTGTAGGGGCGGTGGTTGGACGTGGTCATCAGCTGCAACAAAAATGGCTGTTGCCTGGCGTAATTGGCATCGGCCAGTTTCAACGTCTGTTTGTACAGATCCTCGTCAGCCATGCCCCAGGCATTCTTGAAGTGGATCTCGGATTCATCAATGCTGCTTTGATCGACGACCCGATAGCCGTTGCCGCTGAAAAACGCGTTCATGTTGTCGAAATAGCCGCGCCCGCCATACACAAACACGCTGTCGTAGCCGACTGCTTTCAATTGCTGGCCAAGGCTGGCGAAGCCGCTTTCCCGGCCAATGCGCTTGACGATCGAGCGTCCCGGGGTAGGCGGAATAGCCAGGGTGATGGCTTCCAGGCCTCGGTCGGTGCGAGTGCCCGTGGCGTAGAAGTTACTGAAGTACAGGCTCTGTTTGCGCAAGGCGTCCAGATTGGGCGTCAGGTTGCGCTGGTCACCGTTGCTGCCCAGGTACTTGGCGCTGAGGCTTTCGATGGTCACCAGCACGATGTTCGGTTTGCGGACGGTGCCGGGGTTGTCGATCATTCGACGGATATCCTGCGGATCTTCACCGATGAAGCGCGCATTGGGCTCGCTCAGTTCGGCCCGTATCTGCTGGGCGACGATATTCGGGGCCAAGTTGCTGTAGAACTGTCCATAGTCCAGTTCGTTGTTACGAAACGCCGCGAAGAACTGATACGGGCCGTTGCTCGCCAGTTCGTTCTGATAGGCATTCCCGCCCTGAGCGCGTGGGGCATCCTGGCTGAGCAATTGCAAGCTCAGGCCCGCGACAGCCAGCAGTCCTAATGCACTGAGCAGGCGTCCGCGCAAGGGGGGCAATGGCGCGGCCAGCGCGGCATTGAACGGTTTGCCCAACGCCAGGCTCAAGCCCGCGGCCAGTACAGCGAGAATCGTCAGCAGAGTGCCGATTGGGTACGATTCCAGCACGTTGTTCAGCACTTCATCGGAATAGACCAGGTAATCGACGGCAATGAAGTTGAAGCGCACGCCGAACTCGTCCCAGAATAGCCATTCGGCGACGGCGGTGAACAACATGACGAACACGCTGACGGTTAGCAGCCCTCGAAGAAACCAGCGGTGACCGCGACGCTGCCACAGGGCCGGGGGGCAAAGCATCAAATACAGCCCCATCGGCAAGATTGCATAGGCGAGAAAGCCCAAGTCATACAGCAGACCGGTGCCAAACACGGAAAACGCGACGCCTCCAGCCTCATCCAAGTGAGTGAGCAGCAGGACGGTTCGGGTCAGGAGAAACACCACCAGCCAGGTGCTGGTGATCAACAGCAGAAAGCGCATGGGCGCTGCTTTGATAAAGTCCATTTACTACTTTCCTTATATATCAATCCGATAGCGCGAGAGTGTTGCTCCTTCACTGTAGTCGGGGCGTGAATCGATAGTGAAAAAAACATTAAGAGCTGGTGGGGGGCAGGCGTCGATTTGCGCAGCAGCCAGCCCTAGCCCTGAATCGGCATTGGCCGTAAGCTGCGCGGGCCAAGATGGCCGTTAACCGTATACGCAGGAGGTGTCCATGCGAATTCTACTGGTTGAAGACAACCGCGACATACTCGCCAACCTGGCCGATTACCTGGGGCTCAAGGGCTACACCGTCGATTGTGCCCAGGACGGTTTGTCGGGGTTGCACCTGGCCGCGACCGAACACTACGACCTGATCGTGCTCGACATCATGTTGCCGGGCATCGACGGCTATACCTTGTGCAAACGCCTGCGCGAAGACGCTCGGCGCGACACACCGGTGATCATGCTCACCGCGCGGGATCAGTTGGATGATCGTTTGCAGGGCTTCAAGTCCGGGGCCGACGATTACCTGATCAAGCCTTTTGCCTTGTCGGAACTGGCGGCACGGATCGAAGCGGTCATGCGCCGGGCCCAGGGTGGTGGCCGGCGGGCGTTGCAGGTGGGCGACCTGAGCTACGACCTGGACACTCTGGAAGTGACCCGCGAAGGCAAGCTGCTCAAGCTCAACCCCGTTGGCCTGAAGCTGCTGGCGGTACTGATGCAGAAAAGCCCCCACGTGTTGCGTCGGGAAATCCTCGAGGAAGCCCTCTGGGGCGATGATTGCCCGGACAGCGACAGCCTGCGCAGCCACGTCCATCAATTGCGCCAGGTGATCGACAAACCGTTCGAAAAACCCTTGCTGCACACCGTGCATGGCGTCGGTTATCGCTTGGCCGAGGGCCGCGATGGAGTTTAAGCAAAGCCTTGCCCAGCGGATCATCATTGCCTTTGCGCTGATGAGCGCGTTGGTGGCAGGGGCGTTCGCCATGGGGATCGTGGCGACGGTCCATCTGGTCGAAGAGAAACTGATTTCCGCCGGGCTTGGTGGCGATCTGCAACGCTTGCTATTGATGGACAGTGTCTCGGACTGGAACCATCGGCCGGAACCCGACCAATTGTTTTATTTCAGTGGCGGCCCAGGTGATTTCGAGCTGCCCAAGGACCTGCGCCATCTGGAGCGTGGTTTCCACGAGGTGTTTCGCGAGCAGTTGTCGTATCACGCCATGGTCGAGATCGTTGACGGTCGGCACTACGTGTTGCTGCAAGATCAGAGCGACTTCGAGGAGCGCGAGCGAGTGCTGTTCGCCGTGGTGCTGGTGGGGTTTGTGCTCAGCCTGGCGCTGGCGGTATTTTTGGGCTGGGTCCTGGCACGTCGGGTGATGGCGCCGGTGGTTCGCCTGGCCAGGCAGGTACGTCATCGTGATCAGCTCCTGGGTCTTGCTCCGCCGCTGGCTCCGGATTATGCCGCCGATGAAGTGGGTGAACTGGCCGTGGCGTTCGACGCGACCTTGGGGCGGCTGCGCCAGGCCCTGACCCGCGAGCGGTTGTTTACCAGCGATGTGAGTCACGAATTGCGCACGCCTTTGATGGTGCTGGCCACGTCCTGCGAACTGCTGTTGGAAAACCCGGCGCTGGATCAGCGCGGCCGCACCCAGGTCGAACGCATCAACCGCGCCAGTGAGGAAATGCGCGAACTGGTGCAGACCTTCCTGATGCTCGCCAGGGCCCAGCGCGAAGACAATGGCATGTCACCTCGGTCGACCCTTGCGCAAGTGGCCGAGAACCTCCTTGGGGTATGGCGCGCGCCCATCGAGTCCAAGGGGCTGACGCTGATCTTCGACCCGGGGCAGACCCTCGAGACGCTGTATAACGCCACGTTCCTGACCGCCGTGATGGGGAACCTGCTGCGCAACGCCCTGCACTACACCGACCAGGGGTTTATCCGTCTTTCGTTGAGCGCTACCGGGTTCGTGGTCGAAGACAGCGGTGTGGGTATTCCCGAAGAGAAGCGCGAGGCGATGTTCGAGCCATTCGTGCGAGGTAACGAGCAGCGTGGCGAGGGGTTGGGACTGGGGCTGTCACTGGTCCAGCGGATCTGCGAAAACCAGGGCTGGACCGTGAGCCTCAGCACCATGAAGCCCAACGGTTGCCGTTTCGAGGTGGCGTTGAGTCCGACGGGATGAGCTTGCCTGGACAAATCTTGTAACCATTGCTGGCCTCTACATGACGTTGTTTTCACAAAGAGATGACATCTCTATTCATAAGGTGGGGTCGATTTGCAATGGAGCCCCCCTCAATGTCCAAACCCATCAAGCTGGATTTTTCCGAGAAATATGACGAGCAGCACGCTCGCAAATACTTCAATAAGCATCGCAACGGCTTGAGCCGTCGCCTGTCCAACCAGCGAGATCAACAGCTGGCCCGCCGAGCGTTGGGGCTTGTCGGCGATCCAGGCCTGGTGTTGGACCTGCCCTGCGGTGCCGGGCGCTTCTGGTCCTTGCTGGCCGAAAAACCGAACCGGGTGATCATCGGCGCTGACAATTCCGAGGCCATGCTCAAAACTGCCTTGGAAGCTCAACCGGCCGATGTGGTGAAACGGGTACAACCCTTGCACACATCTGCGTTCGACATCGCCTTGCCTGATAGCGCCGTCGATAGCATTTTTTGCATGCGCTTGCTGCACCACATTGGTGATCCCGCGCATCGCCTGGCAATTCTGAAGGAATTCGCGCGTGTCAGCCGCGACAGCGTGATTGTTTCCTTGTGGGTCGACGGCAATTTCAAGGCTTGGAAACGCAAGCGCCAGGAACGCACCCGTGGGCAGAAAGGCTACCAGAATCGATTTGTGTTACCGGTTGCTACAGTAGAAGAGGAATTTCGCCAGGCCGGGTTCCGCATTCAGGAACGACTGGATTTTCTACCGCTCTATGCCATGTGGCGAGTTTATGTATTACGCAAGAGGTAAAAGCATGGTTGTGCAGGTAGCAGAGGCATCAGGAACCCCCCGCGACAGCTTCGATTATTTCTGGAGCTTGCAGGGGGAGTGGGTGGAGGAGCCCAACGTACGACGCGGCGGTGAAAGCGGCGTACAGCGGATCACCAGCAAGGATGGCGAATTGTTATATGCCAAGCGCCAGACCGGGCACATCTATCGCAGTTGGCTGCACCCGTTCGGTCGCCCTACGGTGCTGCGTGAGCAGGACGCGCTCCTGGCATTGCCCCGACTCAATGTTCGAGTACCCGAGCTGGTGTTTTGTGGTGCCCTGCCGGACCCCGACCATCAGTGGCGAGCGCTGCTGGTGACCCGTGCGCTCGAAGGTTTCGAAGAGATTGAACACTGGTATGCCGGTGGCGGCCGCGAGCGTCATGGCGAAGCGGTGCATGACCAGATCCTCCGGGAGTTGGCCGAAAACCTGGCCCGTATGCACAGGGGCCGCTGGCAACATAGCTGCATCTACATCAAGCATGTCTTCGTGCGTGTGACCGGGGAGGGCGAGGCGGCCAAGCCTGAGGTGGCGCTGCTGGATCTGGAGAAATGTCGTCGACGCCTGACCGCGCGGCGAGCGGCCTCCCATGATATGAAGCAGCTACGGCGCCACTCGTCGTTTAGCGACGCTGACTGGAAAAAACTCGTCTACTTTTACGAAGCGGCGTTTGGCAGCGCTATCAAAGGTTTATAGCGATGAAACTAGAAATTGCTAGAGGTTTGTTTTTAGTTGGAGCCCTGGCAGTTGCATCGATGGCGGTGGCTGTTTGGGAACAGCCACGCTCGCAGATCCTCAGTGCTTCCAATGCTGATGCGCATTGTCCTTTGCCGCGTGTGGCGAAGGTCAGCGAGGCGATCCAGCCGGACAATGATCTGCTTCTGTTCATGTTCAGCTTGTCCCAGGGGATGAGGCCGCAAAGTTGAGAGACATGAAGCCAAAATAAAGGCCTCGCTTGTGCGAGGCCTTTATTTTTTTACGACAGGAAAACCAGTGTGGCAAGGGGATTTATCCCCGTTGGATTGTGGGAGTAAAGCTTGCTCGCGAAACGGCCGCTCCGATTCCTGGAGGACCGCACCGCCTTCATCGCGGGCGAGCCTTGCTCCCACAGTATTCCTCGCCACAGGTGTCTGCGTCAGGCCTTGTCCGGCTTGGCCAGCAGCGTGTAGACGCAAGGCAACACGAACAACGTGAACAAGGTGCCAATCGACATGCCCGTGGCGATCACCGTGCCGATGTCGAAGCGGCTCACCGCCCCGGCGCCTGTGGCGAAGATGAGCGGCACCATGCCGAACACCATCGCAGCAGTGGTCATCAGTACCGGCCGCAGACGAATCGACGCGGCTTGCTCCACGGCTTCCCGCGGCGTCAGGTTCTGTTCCCTGCGCAGTTGGTTGGCGAATTCGACAATCAGGATCCCGTGCTTGCTGATCAGGCCAATCAGGGTCACCAGGCCCACCTGGGTGTAGATGTTCATGCTCGACCAGCCGAGGAACAGCGGAATCAAGGCGCCGCAAATCGACAGCGGCACCGTCACCAGGATCACCAACGGGTCCCGGAAACTTTCGAACTGCGCGGCCAACACCAGGAAGATGATTGCCAGGGCGAGGGCAAAGGTCACCCACAACGCACTGCCTTCCTGTACAAATTGGCGCGAAGCCCCAGCGTAATCGAAGGCGAACCCCACCGGGGCTTCCTCCCGGGCGATCTGCCGGACGGTCTCGATCGCCTCACCCATGCTCACGACGGGAAAGCCCGAGATGGTCACCGCATTGAGCTGCTGGAACTGGTTGAGTTGCCGTGGTCGCGCCCGGTCGCTGACCTTGATCAGGGTCGATAGCGGCAGCGATTCACCCTTGGCATTTTTCACGTAGTAGTTGTTCAACCAGTCCGGGTTATCCCGGAAGGGGCGTTCGACCTGGGCAATGACTTTGTAGCTGCGTCCCTCGAGGGTGAAGCGGTTGATCTCTGATTCGCCCAACAGCGTCGCCAGGGTACCGCCCAGATCTTGCATGGAAACGCCCATCTGGGCGGCCTTGGCGCGATCGATATCCACCACGACTTCTGGCTTGTCGAACGCCAGGTCAATGTCCATGAAGGCGAACTTGCCGGATTCCAATGCGCGCTTTTTGACCCGATCGGCAATCTCCAGCAGCGTCGCGTACTCCTTTGGCGAGTTGATGACGAACGCGAACGGCAAGCCTTCGCCGGTACCCGGCAGCGAGGGCAGGTTGAAGCCGAAGATCTGCAAGCCAGGCACGCTTTCCAGCTTGGCCTGGACCTCTGGCAGGATTTCCATCTGGGTGCGGCTGCGTTCGTTCCAGGGCTTGAGCAGAAAACCGCCGATGCCCGATTGTACGCCGTTGTAGCCGTTGATCTGGAACGAGGAGTAGTACTCCGGAAACTCCTTGAAGATGGTAATGAAGTGATCGGTATAGCTGTTCAGGTAGTCGAGGTTGGTTGTCTGCGGGGCGTTGGCCATCATGAAGATGATGCCCTGGTCTTCGTCGGGGGCCAGTTCGGACTTGGTGAACATGATCAGCACCGGGATCAGCAGCAGGACGATCACCGCGAACACCAGTACCACCGGCCGGGTGTTGAGCGTGCCGTGAAGCATGCGCTGGTAACGGCTCTTCAAACGTTCGAAAACCATGTCCAGCCGGTGGGCCAGCCCCGAGGGGTTTTCGTCGTGGCGCAGGAGCATGGCGCACATCATCGGTGACAGGGTCAGGGCGACGATCCCGGAGATCACCACCGCCCCGGCCAGGGTCAATGCAAACTCCTTGAACAAAGCGCCCGTCAGGCCCTGGAGCAGGCCGATCGGTGCATACACCGCTGCCAGGGTGATGGTCATCGAGACCACCGGCATGGCGATTTCCCGGGCACCTTCTATTGCGGCGTCGAATGGGGTCTTGCCTTGCTCGATGTGCCGGTGAATGTTCTCCACCACCACGATGGCGTCGTCCACCACCAGACCGATGGCGAGCACCATGGCCAGCAGTGTGAGGAGGTTCATCGAGTAGCCCATCAACTGCATGAAGAACATCACGCCGATCATCGACAGTGGGATGGTCACCACCGGGATGAGTACCGAACGCAGGGCACCGAGGAACAGGAACACCACGACGATGACGATCAGTACCGCCTCGAACAGGGTTTTCACCACTTCGTCGATGGAGGCCTGGATGAACAGGGTGGCGTCGTAGGCAATTTCGGCCTTGAGGTTGGTCGGAAGCTGGGCCTCCATGTCCGGCATGATCTTGCGTACTTCCTTGATCACATCCAGCGGGTTCGCACCGGGCGTGGCCTTGATCCCGATGTACACCGAGGGCGTGCCACCAAAGGAGCTGATGGTGTCGTAGTTCTCGGCGCCCATTTCCACGCGGGCCACGTCCCGCAGCAACACACGGCTGTCGCCGTCGGTCTTGAGCGGGATCGCGCCAAAGGCCTCGGCGGACTTGAGCTCGGTATTGGCGTTGATGCTGGTGACGACATACTCGCCTTTCAATTCACCGGCCGCGGAGAGGAAGTTGTGCTGGCGCACGGCATTGGTCACGTCGGCGGCAGTCAGGCCGAAACCGGCGAGCTTGACCGGGTCCAGCCACAGGCGCATGGCAAAGACCTGGTTGCCGAGGATCTCCGCCTCAGCCATGCCTGGCAGGGTCGCCAGTTTGGGCTGGATCACCCGGGACAGGTAGTCGGTGATCTGCGGGTTGTTCAGTTCCTTGCTGAAGAAACTGATGTACATCAGTGCCGAGGCATCGGCGGCCTCGCGGCTCAGGACGGGGTCCTCGGCGTCCTGGGGCAGTTGGTTCTTGACCTCGTTGGCCTTGGCCAGCAGTTCGGTAAAGAGCCGATCGCTGTTGGAACCGATGCGGGCATAGACCGAGATCACCGAGAAATTCTGGCGGCTGACCGAGGTCATGTAGTCGATGCCCTCGGCACTGGCCAGGCTCTGCTGCATCGGCTGGGTGATGTAGCCCTGGATGGTCTCGGCGTTGGCCCCGGGGTAGGCGGTGGTCACCGTGATCAGGGCGTTTTCCATTTGTGGATACTGGCGCAGGGGCAACTTGCTCCAGGCCTGGAAACCCAGCAGCACGATCAACAGGCTGACCACGGTGGCGAGCACCGGACGGCGAATGAATGGATCGGTAAAAGCCATGAGGGTTCCTTGATCAGTCCGCGCGCGGCGGGCTGTTCTGTTCGGTCAGGGTCTTGTCGTCGCTGATGGCGATCGGCGTACCGTTGTCGAGTTTGATCTGGCCGGCGATCACGACTTGTTCGCCGCTCTGCACGCCTTTGGAAACCAGTACTTTCCCGTCGCGTCGCTCGCCGGTTTCAACGAA
The sequence above is drawn from the Pseudomonas sp. St316 genome and encodes:
- the colR gene encoding two-component system response regulator ColR; protein product: MRILLVEDNRDILANLADYLGLKGYTVDCAQDGLSGLHLAATEHYDLIVLDIMLPGIDGYTLCKRLREDARRDTPVIMLTARDQLDDRLQGFKSGADDYLIKPFALSELAARIEAVMRRAQGGGRRALQVGDLSYDLDTLEVTREGKLLKLNPVGLKLLAVLMQKSPHVLRREILEEALWGDDCPDSDSLRSHVHQLRQVIDKPFEKPLLHTVHGVGYRLAEGRDGV
- a CDS encoding multidrug efflux RND transporter permease subunit; this encodes MAFTDPFIRRPVLATVVSLLIVLLGFQAWSKLPLRQYPQMENALITVTTAYPGANAETIQGYITQPMQQSLASAEGIDYMTSVSRQNFSVISVYARIGSNSDRLFTELLAKANEVKNQLPQDAEDPVLSREAADASALMYISFFSKELNNPQITDYLSRVIQPKLATLPGMAEAEILGNQVFAMRLWLDPVKLAGFGLTAADVTNAVRQHNFLSAAGELKGEYVVTSINANTELKSAEAFGAIPLKTDGDSRVLLRDVARVEMGAENYDTISSFGGTPSVYIGIKATPGANPLDVIKEVRKIMPDMEAQLPTNLKAEIAYDATLFIQASIDEVVKTLFEAVLIVIVVVFLFLGALRSVLIPVVTIPLSMIGVMFFMQLMGYSMNLLTLLAMVLAIGLVVDDAIVVVENIHRHIEQGKTPFDAAIEGAREIAMPVVSMTITLAAVYAPIGLLQGLTGALFKEFALTLAGAVVISGIVALTLSPMMCAMLLRHDENPSGLAHRLDMVFERLKSRYQRMLHGTLNTRPVVLVFAVIVLLLIPVLIMFTKSELAPDEDQGIIFMMANAPQTTNLDYLNSYTDHFITIFKEFPEYYSSFQINGYNGVQSGIGGFLLKPWNERSRTQMEILPEVQAKLESVPGLQIFGFNLPSLPGTGEGLPFAFVINSPKEYATLLEIADRVKKRALESGKFAFMDIDLAFDKPEVVVDIDRAKAAQMGVSMQDLGGTLATLLGESEINRFTLEGRSYKVIAQVERPFRDNPDWLNNYYVKNAKGESLPLSTLIKVSDRARPRQLNQFQQLNAVTISGFPVVSMGEAIETVRQIAREEAPVGFAFDYAGASRQFVQEGSALWVTFALALAIIFLVLAAQFESFRDPLVILVTVPLSICGALIPLFLGWSSMNIYTQVGLVTLIGLISKHGILIVEFANQLRREQNLTPREAVEQAASIRLRPVLMTTAAMVFGMVPLIFATGAGAVSRFDIGTVIATGMSIGTLFTLFVLPCVYTLLAKPDKA
- a CDS encoding LTA synthase family protein; this translates as MDFIKAAPMRFLLLITSTWLVVFLLTRTVLLLTHLDEAGGVAFSVFGTGLLYDLGFLAYAILPMGLYLMLCPPALWQRRGHRWFLRGLLTVSVFVMLFTAVAEWLFWDEFGVRFNFIAVDYLVYSDEVLNNVLESYPIGTLLTILAVLAAGLSLALGKPFNAALAAPLPPLRGRLLSALGLLAVAGLSLQLLSQDAPRAQGGNAYQNELASNGPYQFFAAFRNNELDYGQFYSNLAPNIVAQQIRAELSEPNARFIGEDPQDIRRMIDNPGTVRKPNIVLVTIESLSAKYLGSNGDQRNLTPNLDALRKQSLYFSNFYATGTRTDRGLEAITLAIPPTPGRSIVKRIGRESGFASLGQQLKAVGYDSVFVYGGRGYFDNMNAFFSGNGYRVVDQSSIDESEIHFKNAWGMADEDLYKQTLKLADANYARQQPFLLQLMTTSNHRPYTYPDDRIDIKSGNGRDGAVKYTDYAIGQFLEQAREKPWFDNTIFVFVADHTAGSAGKEDLPISNYQIPLFVYAPKLIEPRESGQLASQIDLAPTLLGLLNLDYQSTFFGRNLLQDNPLPPRVVVGNYQHLGLFDGKDLAILSPRQGLRRHDDALTESRESRVNSEDPLIHRAITYYQTASYGFKQQLLGWRAPKEGVEQVSDR
- a CDS encoding phosphatase PAP2 family protein, encoding MQSSVLRPTPRPLNFWLCLTIPAVAAIMLVLLEWTDLDMDLARLFYDPAAGGFIGRRSYFLENILHDRAKQVVIAFSVLAILGFIGAFFIARLKPFKRELGCLVLSLALATSFVTPMKAVTAVQCPWSLKEFGGKETYSELLSPRPATNKPGRCWPGGHAATGFTLFALFFVLRDRRPRLARLALIFAFTLGTVFSLGRMMQGAHFFSHNVWTAVFCWLISLGCYYYVLYRPALRAEGVAVTSPANA
- a CDS encoding class I SAM-dependent methyltransferase; this encodes MSKPIKLDFSEKYDEQHARKYFNKHRNGLSRRLSNQRDQQLARRALGLVGDPGLVLDLPCGAGRFWSLLAEKPNRVIIGADNSEAMLKTALEAQPADVVKRVQPLHTSAFDIALPDSAVDSIFCMRLLHHIGDPAHRLAILKEFARVSRDSVIVSLWVDGNFKAWKRKRQERTRGQKGYQNRFVLPVATVEEEFRQAGFRIQERLDFLPLYAMWRVYVLRKR
- a CDS encoding HAMP domain-containing sensor histidine kinase, whose protein sequence is MEFKQSLAQRIIIAFALMSALVAGAFAMGIVATVHLVEEKLISAGLGGDLQRLLLMDSVSDWNHRPEPDQLFYFSGGPGDFELPKDLRHLERGFHEVFREQLSYHAMVEIVDGRHYVLLQDQSDFEERERVLFAVVLVGFVLSLALAVFLGWVLARRVMAPVVRLARQVRHRDQLLGLAPPLAPDYAADEVGELAVAFDATLGRLRQALTRERLFTSDVSHELRTPLMVLATSCELLLENPALDQRGRTQVERINRASEEMRELVQTFLMLARAQREDNGMSPRSTLAQVAENLLGVWRAPIESKGLTLIFDPGQTLETLYNATFLTAVMGNLLRNALHYTDQGFIRLSLSATGFVVEDSGVGIPEEKREAMFEPFVRGNEQRGEGLGLGLSLVQRICENQGWTVSLSTMKPNGCRFEVALSPTG
- a CDS encoding lipopolysaccharide kinase InaA family protein, which produces MVVQVAEASGTPRDSFDYFWSLQGEWVEEPNVRRGGESGVQRITSKDGELLYAKRQTGHIYRSWLHPFGRPTVLREQDALLALPRLNVRVPELVFCGALPDPDHQWRALLVTRALEGFEEIEHWYAGGGRERHGEAVHDQILRELAENLARMHRGRWQHSCIYIKHVFVRVTGEGEAAKPEVALLDLEKCRRRLTARRAASHDMKQLRRHSSFSDADWKKLVYFYEAAFGSAIKGL